CTGCTATTATGATTATTTTTGGCGTTGTAGATTTACATACCGCTTTCACATCACATATTCAATGGGAAACGATTACCCTTTTAATTGGGATGATGATTCTCGTACATATTACGAGTCAATCCGGCGTGTTTGAATTTGTAGCCATTAAAGCAGCAAAAGCAGCTAGCGGAAAACCAATCCGCATTTTATTGTTACTATCCCTATTAACCGCTGTCGGTTCTGCATTTTTGGACAACGTAACAACCGTATTATTAATCGTTCCTGTTACACTATCCATTACACGTATTTTAAAAGTAAATCCTGTTCCTTATTTAATTTCAGAAGTACTATTTTCAAATATAGGCGGAACAGCAACATTAATCGGTGACCCGCCGAACATTATGATTGGATCAGCAAATAAGCATTTAGACTTTAATGCCTTTTTACTTAACTTAGCTCCAATCGTAATTATTATTTCTATCGTTACACTTGGCATTATTTACTTCATGTATCGTAACAAACTAAAAACAACACCTGAGCAAATTAAAAAATTAATGGCATTAAATGAAAAAGATTATATTAAAGATCAAAGTCTCCTTTTAAAATCCATTACGATTTTAGGACTAACTATTTTAGGCTTTGTACTACATTCTATTATTCATGTAGACGCTGCCGTTATTGCGATGACAGGTGCTACTCTACTGATGTTAATCGGAGCGAAAGAACATGAGATAGAAGATATATTCGCTCACGTCGAATGGGTAACAATTTTCTTCTTTGCCGGATTATTCGTTCTCGTTGGCGGGTTAATTGATATCGGACTAATTTCTTCACTCGCTAAAGAAGTAATCGACGTAACAAATGGTGATATCGGTTTCGCTGCTATACTTATCTTATGGGTATCTGGCATCGCATCTGCGACAATTGACAATATCCCCTTTGTCGCAACGATGATCCCGCTTATTCAAGATTTAGCTACAGGACTCGGACTATCTGTCGATTCTCCGCAAATCGAAGTACTATGGTGGGCTTTATCACTTGGAGCTTGCTTAGGAGGAAACGGAACGTTAATTGGAGCATCAGCAAACGTAGTCGTTGCTGGTATTGCAAAACGTGAAGGACATGGGTTCTCTTATATGGACTTCTTAAAAATCGGTTTCCCCTTAACGATCATTGCGCTATTGTTATCACATGCTTACATTTATTTACGTTACTTAATGTAAAAGTTGTATTGCATGAAATTATATCGTCAAATACAAAAGGTTTGCAGCATGGTGCTGCAAACCTTTTTTCTTCACCAAAATATACCTATAATTGCTAATCCACCTAAAATCATACCACCAATTTGTCCGACGATTGCCGGTGATAATTGAACACCTTTTCTCACTTCAACAACCGGTCTCTCGTGCCTTAATTGTTGTACTTCACTTTGAAGTTGATGTACACTTCCGTGTAATTCTTTAATTAGTTCTTTTAATTCAGCGACCTCTTCATTTACTGGTTTTGCTTTTTCTAAATTCATCTCGCATAACTCCTTATAAGTTCAATCAGTACACTGTGAAAATTCGCCAATTATTATTATTTCTCCTGCATACTATATATTCAACAATTCTATTTTTTATAGTTTCTTTTCACACCTAAAAAATATAGCTTCATTAAAATTTAGCAGGTGTACCTTGGTGAAAATACATTTGCCACCTTCCTTCTCTAAATTTCCAAATTGAACTACGTAACGAGTGTTGATTATTTGTTTCATTGAATATTCGATAAGTAGTTAATACTACATCTTTGGATAAAGGATGTACTTCAAAATCACTTAAAGTCATTTTTACCACGCCTATTCCATTTTTATCGATATCCTCATTTTTATATAAAACTTTACCAGAACTCCCAAACTCAAAAAAATCATCTGCAAGTATCTTTTTAAGCTCTTTTTGAGATGTGCGAACCTCTGGCTTAAGTAATCGTTCCTCTAGCTGATATAAACACTCTCTTAATGGAGAGAAACCTTCCATTATTACACCCCTCCCTTCTGATTATCTGAATATTAGATTTTCCTCAACACACTATACAATTATTCTGTATGTTTTTACTAGTTTTGCAGCTCAATCCATTCATCCCGCAATATCCCCATAATGATACGATCAAAACACTTTCCATCTCTCTGAACTGCTTCTCTCATACAGCCTTCCATTTGAAAACCAATCTTTTTATACAGTGCAATGGCAGATTTATTATACGAAATAACATCGAGACCGATGCGGTGTAAATTCAATTCATAGAAAGCATACTTTAGAATAAGCTGGATTGCTTCTCTTCCATATCCCTTCCCTCTATCATTTGCATCTCCTATACCAATTGCTAATAAACCTGTTCTGTTATTCCACTCTATGCCATGAATTGCAACAAAACCAATTAAGCGCTCATCTT
This genomic interval from Bacillus cereus contains the following:
- a CDS encoding DUF4440 domain-containing protein, which codes for MEGFSPLRECLYQLEERLLKPEVRTSQKELKKILADDFFEFGSSGKVLYKNEDIDKNGIGVVKMTLSDFEVHPLSKDVVLTTYRIFNETNNQHSLRSSIWKFREGRWQMYFHQGTPAKF
- a CDS encoding GNAT family N-acetyltransferase, which codes for MTINLFQDKTIKLSAVRETDAKEMAKWQEDSEYLRNVDTDLACPQSLHEISNDGLFKGRRSNSISFMLRTVQDERLIGFVAIHGIEWNNRTGLLAIGIGDANDRGKGYGREAIQLILKYAFYELNLHRIGLDVISYNKSAIALYKKIGFQMEGCMREAVQRDGKCFDRIIMGILRDEWIELQN
- a CDS encoding ArsB/NhaD family transporter, whose product is MEQSAHEVANWQYYFAIAVFLVTYGFIISEKLNRAVIALFGAAIMIIFGVVDLHTAFTSHIQWETITLLIGMMILVHITSQSGVFEFVAIKAAKAASGKPIRILLLLSLLTAVGSAFLDNVTTVLLIVPVTLSITRILKVNPVPYLISEVLFSNIGGTATLIGDPPNIMIGSANKHLDFNAFLLNLAPIVIIISIVTLGIIYFMYRNKLKTTPEQIKKLMALNEKDYIKDQSLLLKSITILGLTILGFVLHSIIHVDAAVIAMTGATLLMLIGAKEHEIEDIFAHVEWVTIFFFAGLFVLVGGLIDIGLISSLAKEVIDVTNGDIGFAAILILWVSGIASATIDNIPFVATMIPLIQDLATGLGLSVDSPQIEVLWWALSLGACLGGNGTLIGASANVVVAGIAKREGHGFSYMDFLKIGFPLTIIALLLSHAYIYLRYLM